In a single window of the Gadus macrocephalus chromosome 6, ASM3116895v1 genome:
- the lmx1bb gene encoding LOW QUALITY PROTEIN: LIM homeobox transcription factor 1, beta b (The sequence of the model RefSeq protein was modified relative to this genomic sequence to represent the inferred CDS: inserted 1 base in 1 codon; deleted 2 bases in 1 codon) has translation MDIETGILSGRHSAEKQFNSYIMLDGIKXEDHPLPRSGQATLGVMLGTDCPHPSVCEGCQRPISDRFLMRVNDSSWHEECLQCTVCQQPLTTSCYFRERKLYCKHDYQQLFATKCSGCMEKIAPTEFVMRALECVYHLNCFCCCVCDRQLRKGDEFVLKEGQLLCKVDYEREKDLLSSVSPDDSDSEKSDDEELDIKPEKGVGGQGKGDDSKDPRRPKRPRTILTTQQRRAFKASFEVSSKPCRKVRETLAAETGLSVRVVQVWFQNQRAKMKKLARRQQQQQEQQNSQRLGQEVMSNRMEGMMSSFTPLAPPQQQLVSMDQNGYSTDPFQQGLTPPQMPGDHMNPYGNDSVFHDIDSDTSLTSLSDCFMASSDINSMQARVGNPIDRLYSMQNSYFAS, from the exons ATGGATATTGAAACAGGTATCCTGTCGGGACGTCATTCCGCGGAGAAACAATTCAACAGCTACATCATGTTGGACGGCATTA TGGAAGATCACCCGCTG CCTCGCTCGGGACAGGCCACGCTCGGGGTCATGCTCG GGACCGACTGCCCGCACCCCTCGGTGTGTGAGGGGTGCCAGCGGCCCATCTCCGACCGCTTCCTGATGAGGGTCAACGACTCCTCGTGGCACGAAGAGTGTTTGCAGTGCACCGTGTGTCAGCAGCCCCTGACCACCAGCTGCTACTTCAGGGAACGGAAACTTTACTGCAAGCACGACTACCAACA GTTGTTTGCGACCAAGTGCAGCGGGTGCATGGAGAAGATCGCGCCCACAGAGTTTGTGATGCGCGCGCTGGAGTGCGTCTACCACCTCAACTGCTTCTGTTGCTGCGTGTGTGACCGGCAGCTGAGGAAGGGCGACGAGTTTGTGCTGAAGGAGGGCCAGCTGCTCTGCAAGGTCGACTACGAGCGGGAGAAGGACCTGCTGAGCTCCGTCAGCCCCGATGACTCAGACTCAG AGAAAAGCGATGACGAGGAGCTGGACATCAAGCCGGAGAAAGGCGTAGGGGGTCAAGGGAAGGGCGACGATAGCAAAGACCCCCGCAGACCCAAGAGACCCCGCACCATCTTAACCACCCAGCAGAGGCGGGCTTTCAAAGCCTCCTTTGAGGTCTCCTCCAAGCCCTGCAGAAAG GTGAGGGAGACGCTGGCAGCGGAGACAGGGCTGAGCGTCCGGGTGGTGCAGGTCTGGTTCCAGAACCAGCGGGCCAAG ATGAAGAAGTTGGCCAGaagacagcagcaacaacaagaacaacagaaCTCTCAGAGACTCGGTCAAG AAGTGATGTCCAATAGGATGGAGGGCATGATGAGCTCCTTCACACCCCTGGCACCACCGCAGCAGCAGCTGGTGTCCATGGATCAGAACGGCTACAGCACAGACCCCTTCCAACAGGGGCTCACCCCCCCACAGATGCCCGGAGACCACATGAACCCATATG gaAACGACTCTGTATTCCATGACATAGACAGTGACACTTCTTTAACCAGCCTCAGTGACTGCTTCATGGCCTCGTCGGACATCAACTCCATGCAGGCCCGCGTTGGGAACCCCATCGACCGGCTGTACTCCATGCAGAACTCATACTTTGCGTCATGA